One Rhipicephalus microplus isolate Deutch F79 chromosome 4, USDA_Rmic, whole genome shotgun sequence genomic window carries:
- the LOC142814602 gene encoding uncharacterized protein LOC142814602, which yields MENLKVKELIEICEELGITLGRAKRKQAILEIMKDEGVSAEEVDEAWVDIKARREEAERREVEAREEAERREAREEAERREAREREEAERREAREEAERREAREREQAERREAREEAERRERREEAERQERLEMKRLELAILQCSQAPSAASPTIQVSSIRIRDQLPPFVVGEDMAKYLVKFEHVCERNALERSLWARNLLALLPGEVSDAITCLSREAFESYDEVKEVLLRRYKLSPEAFRQRFRHARKGNESHVDFAFRLKADLIEWLKGEGVYDDRDKVVECVALEQFYRCIEEDVKLWLQDRLGDVQLNKAAELAEEYYTRRKLHSRAARVEKDERKEGFSRKPDQRKPAPHRNFKKDPSLTKDSVGEGQTEAEKSSEVSTTQASEPENKRKPLICYNCKKEGHIARNCQEKFAFATIRESEKNMRLLEPYLQEIRVNEKTCRELRDSAATMDVVHPSLVSPDDFTGECAWIRQVAEEQSVRLPIATVVIEGPFGKLCTEAAVSAALNGRFSYLFSNNSEQLLKEQGKSFFPNLACMAPTRSQARKLARKLDLVPCGELSSDLVGGSTEPQKGNFPHESCEQSRERPVAGAAGAVCAGGDDVAPLSQSERVATLSPVAESWSELPRVDRETLIRGQSEDLSIEALVESQIEARVESQKNAAKVLSKEHYEKSGKKRAFEVDNQVMRLQPSKRNKLEVDWEGPAKVLSKPCDTTYEVQVGRRQNKIYNLMKPNVQHQAVVNQLLKASEEEEAENLSSSEVIEGGSKVLREQINLEPSVSEGGPAKEDLRKIVSEFGYVLSDRPGDTTVIEHDIELSGEESISSKPYRCSPVQRRKCEPLLVPHRYRRLKVAGY from the coding sequence atggagaaccttaaggtgaaggaactcatcgaaatttgtgaggaactcggcattactttgggccgtgcgaaacgaaagcaagcgatccttgagatcatgaaggatgagggagtgtcggctgaggaagtcgatgaggcctgggtggatattaaagcacgccgtgaggaggctgaaaggcgagaagtagaagctcgcgaagaagctgaaaggcgcgaagcccgcgaagaggctgaaaggcgcgaagctcgcgaacgtgaagaagctgaaaggcgcgaagctcgcgaagaagctgaaaggcgcgaagctcgcgaacgtgaacaagctgaaaggcgcgaagctcgcgaagaagctgaaaggcgcgaacgtcgcgaggaggccgagagacaggagcgccttgagatgaaacgactagaattggcaatcctacagtgttcgcaggcgcctagcgctgcttctccgacgattcaggtcagcagtattagaattcgggatcaactgccaccgttcgtagtaggcgaggacatggcgaagtatctcgtcaagtttgaacacgtctgtgagcgaaatgctttggagcggtctctttgggcgcggaacctgctagctcttcttcccggcgaagtgtccgacgcgataacttgcttgtcgagggaagcgtttgagagctatgacgaggttaaggaagtgctcttgagacgttataagttgtcacccgaggctttcaggcaaaggttccggcatgctagaaaggggaatgagtcacacgttgacttcgcgtttcgtcttaaagccgatttgattgaatggctcaagggcgaaggtgtttatgacgaccgcgataaagtggtggaatgcgttgcattggagcaattctaccgctgcatcgaggaggatgtcaaactttggctgcaggacagacttggggacgtacagttaaacaaggcagctgagttagctgaggagtattatactcgccgaaagttgcatagcagggcagcgcgcgttgaaaaggatgaaaggaaagagggcttttcaaggaaacctgatcaacggaaacccgctccgcaccgtaatttcaagaaggacccgtctcttacgaaggacagtgtaggggaagggcaaacagaagcggagaaatcgagtgaggtttctaccacacaggcatcagaaccggaaaacaaacggaagccgctaatctgctacaactgtaaaaaggaagggcacatcgcgagaaactgtcaggaaaagtttgccttcgcaacgatccgagaatcagaaaaaaacatgcggttgttggagccgtatctccaagaaattagggtcaatgagaaaacgtgccgagaacttagagactcagcggcaaccatggacgttgtccatccttcattggtgtctccggatgacttcacaggagaatgcgcgtggatcaggcaagtcgccgaggagcagagtgttcgcttaccaatcgccaccgttgtcattgaaggcccgttcggtaagctttgcaccgaagcggctgtgtctgccgcgctgaatggtcgtttttcttatcttttctccaacaactcggagcagcttctcaaagagcagggcaaatcgttcttccccaacttagcgtgcatggctcccacgcgatcgcaagcgcgaaagcttgcgcggaagcttgacttggttccatgcggtgaactctcaagtgaccttgtcggcgggtcgacggaaccccagaaaggaaattttccgcatgagtcatgtgagcagtcacgcgagcggcccgtcgcgggagcggccggcgcggtatgcgctgggggagacgacgtggcgccattgagtcagagcgagagggttgcaacgctctcgcctgtagcggaaagttggagcgagctgccgagagttgatcgagagacgctcattcgagggcagagtgaggatctctcgattgaagcgctagtggaaagccaaattgaagcgcgagtggaaagccagaaaaacgcggcaaaagtgctgtcgaaggagcactacgagaaatcggggaagaagcgcgcttttgaagttgataatcaggtaatgcggctgcagccatccaaaaggaacaagcttgaggttgattgggaagggcccgccaaagtattatcgaagccttgcgatacaacttatgaggtgcaagtaggaaggcggcagaacaaaatttacaacttgatgaaacccaatgttcaacatcaagcggtcgtaaatcagctgttgaaggcttcagaggaagaggaagcagaaaatttgagttctagtgaggtgatcgaagggggatcgaaagtactccgggagcagataaacctagagcctagcgtaagtgaaggaggacctgcgaaagaggacctgagaaagattgtttccgagtttgggtatgtgttgtcggaccgtcccggagacacgacggtgatcgaacacgatatcgagctaagcggtgaggagtcaatcagtagcaagccgtatcgttgttcccctgtgcaacgtcgaaagtgtgagccgctcttggtgccgcataggtatcgtcgcctaaaagtggccggttactga